In one Cyprinus carpio isolate SPL01 chromosome B2, ASM1834038v1, whole genome shotgun sequence genomic region, the following are encoded:
- the LOC109082280 gene encoding cytosolic phospholipase A2-like, giving the protein MSSIDPYQYIIVEHQYSHRLKVNVVGAENVTKGAFGDLLDTPDPYVELSIPTTPESRKRTRHINNDINPKWNETFEFILDPNQPNVLEMTLMDANYVMDETLGTAKYSLSKLKVGQTEHVTLSIGKTTKVFLDFFLEVCASTDLRFSMALCDQEKLFMQKRKERVMLSIKKLLKMENPRFLPASPREVPTIAILGSGGGFRAMVGFSGVMKALYESGVLDCAAYVAGLSGSTWYMSMLYSHPEFPAKGPGDINMELMNRVSSNPLKLLLPQNINRYVKALWKKKSAGQPVTFTDIFGMLIGETLIPGRMDTKLSSLQAKINEGQSPLPLFTCLHVKPDVSELMFADWVEFSPHEIGMAKYGTFMSPELFGSKFFMGSVVKQYEENPLHFLMGVWGSAFSILFNRVLGVKETTSSSTMEEELEQIKPEHIVGDDSADNEEETQRGGTESTEAEDERQRHAQASWVQRMLTSIMGDTTLFTTREGRAGKVHNFMLGLNLNSSLPFSPFGCLMNQTSVDEEVDAVTDPDEFERIYEPLDVKSKKIHIVDSGLTFNLPFPLILRPQRGVDLIISFDFSARPSDSSPPFKELLLAEKWARMNKLPFPKIDSKVFDREGLKECYVFKPNKGDKCCPTVIHLVLANIDFRNFKAPGVPRNTDKEIEFGDFDIFDDPASPFSTFNFQYSNQAFKRLHDLMEFNTLNNIEVIKEAIKDSILQRRENPSRCSVSLSLNEIENKKFLKRDTSSAKRHT; this is encoded by the exons ATGTCCTCCATAGATCCCTATCAGTACATCATA GTTGAGCATCAGTATTCTCATAGATTGAAAGTAAATGTGGTGGGAGCTGAAAATGTGACGAAAGGAGCATTTGGGGATTTAT TGGACACCCCAGACCCTTATGTGGAACTGTCCATACCAACCACACCAGAGTCGAGAAAACGAACACGCCACATAAATAACGACATTAACCCAAAGTGGAATGAAACATTTGAATTCATACTGGATCCCAATCAACCCAATGTTTTGGAG ATGACACTGATGGACGCTAATTATGTCATGGACGAAACTCTGGGCACAGCTAAATATTCCCTCTCAAAGCTTAAAGTGGGGCAGACAGAGCATGTGACCCTATCTATTGGCAAG ACGACAAAAGTGTTCCTCGACTTCTTCTTAGAAGTGTG tgcgtCCACAGATCTGCGCTTCAGCATGGCACTGTGTGATCAGGAGAAACTCTTCATGCAGAAGCGCAAGGAGAGAGTTATGCTCAGCATCAAGAAGCTTCTCAAAATGGAAAACCCACGCTTCCTTCCAGCCTCTCCTAGAGAA GTTCCCACCATCGCCATTTTGGGTTCTGGAGGTGGTTTCCGTGCAATGGTTGGCTTCTCTGGTGTGATGAAGGCTTTGTATGAATCTGGGGTGCTTGACTGTGCAGCATACGTGGCAGGACTTTCTGGATCAACATG GTATATGTCTATGCTGTACTCGCACCCTGAGTTTCCCGCTAAAGGCCCAGGGGATATTAATATGGAGCTGATGAACAGAGTCAGCAGTAACCCGCTCAAACTGCTGCTGCCCCAAAACATCAACCGCTACGTTAAAGCGCTGTGGAAGAAGAAATCGGCTGGACAGCCTGTCACCTTCACTGACATCTTTGGGATGTTGATCGGAGAGACTCTTATTCCAGGG aGAATGGACACTAAACTGAGCTCCTTGCAGGCGAAAATTAATGAAGGTCAGAGCCCACTTCCTCTCTTCACCTGTCTGCACGTCAAACCTGATGTCTCTGAACTCATGTTCGCAG ACTGGGTAGAGTTCAGCCCGCATGAGATTGGCATGGCCAAATACGGCACCTTCATGTCTCCGGAGCTGTTTGGGAGCAAGTTCTTCATGGGCAGCGTTGTGAAACAATACGAGGAAAACCCCTTACATTTCCTCATGG GTGTATGGGGCAGTGCTTTCTCCATCCTCTTTAACCGGGTTCTGGGGGTGAAGGAGACAACCAGCAGTAGCACAATGGAGGAGGAGCTGG AGCAAATTAAACCCGAGCATATTGTGGGAGATGATTCAGCAGATAATGAGGAGGAAACTCAAAGGG GAGGCACAGAGAGCACAGAGGCAGAAGATGAGCGGCAGCGTCATGCCCAGGCTAGCTGGGTTCAGCGCATGCTGACCTCAATAATGGGGGACACCACCCTGTTCACCACACGTGAGGGCCGTGCCGGCAAGGTGCACAATTTCATGCTGGGACTCAACCTAAACTCTTCCCTGCCCTTCTCTCCCTTCGGCTGCCTCATGAACCAGACCTCAGTGGATGAGGAGGTTGATGCTGTTACAG ATCCCGACGAGTTTGAGCGAATCTATGAGCCCCTAGATGTGAAGAGTAAGAAAATCCACATAGTGGACAGCGGTCTTACCTTTAACCTGCCCTTTCCTCTCATTCTGCGGCCACAGAGAGGAGTTGACCTCATCATTTCATTCGACTTCTCGGCCAGGCCCAGTGACTCCAGCCCGCCATTCAAA GAGCTACTGTTGGCTGAAAAATGGGCTCGTATGAATAAGCTGCCATTCCCTAAGATCGATTCGAAAGTATTTGACCGAGAGGGTCTGAAAGAGTGCTATGTGTTCAAACCCAACAAGGGAGACAAGTGCTGCCCCACCGTCATTCATTTAGTCTTGGCCAACATCGACTTTCGGAACTTTAAAGCCCCAG GAGTTCCCAGAAACACAGACAAGGAGATAGAGTTTGGCGACTTCGACATATTTGATGATCCAGCCTCTCCCTTCTCTACTTTCAACTTCCAATATTCCAACCAGGCCTTCAAGAGGCTTCATGACCTCATGGAGTTCAACACGCTCAACAACATTGAG GTTATAAAAGAAGCAATTAAAGACAGCATTCTGCAGAGAAGAGAGAACCCCTCACGCTGCTCGGTTTCCCTATCACTCAATGAGATTGAAAACAAGAAGTTCCTGAAACGAGATACCAGCAGTGCAAAACGACACACCTAA
- the LOC109082275 gene encoding prostaglandin G/H synthase 2-like, which produces MNKLICLVLLSSFWIFPGEGYDPCCAQPCQNQGVCLSKGADAYECDCTRTGYYGENCTTPELLTLIKSTLKPRPNVVHYILTHYKWLWDIINNISFLRDAIMRYVLTSRSHLVNSPPTYNADYSYKSWEAYSNLSYYTHTLAPLPQNCPTPDLPNAKQVVEKVLVRKQFIPDPQRTSLMFAFFAQHFSHQFFKSDFKKGPAFTKALGHGVDLGHIYGETLERQHKLRLFKDGKLKFQVVDGEVYPPLVKDVQVEMHYPPHVPEEQRFAVGHEAFGLVPGLMMYASIWLREHNRVCDIMKQEHPDWDDERIFQTTRLILIGETIKIVIEDYVQHLSGYHFKLKFDPELLFNERFQYQNRIASEFNTLYHWHPLMPDNFQIQDQVYSHHQFVFNNSILTQHGIRNMVDSFTKQRAGRVAGGRNLPAAVQGVAVKVLEHSRQMRYHSLNAYRKRFNMKPYSSFEEMTGDKELAAEMKQLYDHIDAVELYPGLLVEKPRPNAVFGETVVEMGAPYSLKGLMGNAICSPEYWMPSTFGGKVGFDIVNTASLKKLVCMNIKGPCPMVSFQVPDVKYQSSENVNSSSVHSTQNHINPTVVLNERSSEL; this is translated from the exons ATGAATAAACTGATTTGCCTGGTCTTACTTTCAAGCTTTTGGATCTTTCCCGGGGAAGGAT ACGACCCTTGCTGTGCGCAGCCTTGCCAAAACCAGGGTGTGTGTTTATCTAAGGGTGCTGATGCTTATGAATGTGACTGTACCAGGACAGGATATTATGGTGAAAACTGCACTACCC CCGAACTTCTCACACTTATCAAATCAACTCTGAAACCGAGGCCAAACGTAGTGcattatattttaacacattataaATGGCTCTGGGACATCATCAACAACATCTCCTTCCTGAGAGATGCCATAATGAGATATGTCCTGACAT CAAGGTCCCATTTGGTCAACAGTCCACCGACGTACAATGCAGATTATAGCTACAAAAGCTGGGAAGCGTATTCTAACTTATCCTATTACACCCACACCCTTGCCCCATTGCCCCAGAACTGCCCTACGCCCGATCTCCCAAATGCAAAGCAGGTGGTGGAGAAGGTGCTGGTGAGGAAACAGTTCATCCCTGATCCACAGAGGACCAGTCTCATGTTTGCTTTCTTCGCCCAGCATTTCTCTCACCAGTTCTTCAAGTCAGACTTTAAAAAAGGACCAGCCTTCACCAAAGCCCTGGGCCACGGA GTGGATTTGGGGCATATTTATGGAGAGACATTGGAGAGACAACACAAACTTCGTCTATTTAAAGATGGAAAGCTAAAGTTTCAG GTTGTGGATGGTGAGGTGTATCCTCCATTGGTGAAGGATGTCCAGGTGGAGATGCACTATCCTCCTCACGTCCCAGAGGAACAGAGATTTGCTGTGGGCCACGAGGCCTTCGGTCTGGTTCCAGGTTTGATGATGTATGCCTCCATTTGGCTTCGTGAACACAACCGTGTCTGTGATATCATGAAGCAAGAGCATCCCGACTGGGACGACGAGAGAATCTTCCAAACCACTCGTCTCATCCTGATTG GTGAGACCATCAAAATCGTGATCGAGGACTATGTTCAGCACTTGAGTGGCTACCACTTCAAGCTCAAGTTTGACCCGGAGCTTCTCTTCAATGAGCGCTTCCAGTACCAGAACCGCATCGCATCTGAATTCAACACTCTGTATCACTGGCACCCGCTGATGCCCGACAACTTTCAGATCCAGGACCAGGTCTACAGCCACCACCAGTTTGTGTTTAACAACTCTATTTTGACCCAACACGGCATCCGCAACATGGTGGATTCCTTCACCAAACAGAGGGCTGGAAGG GTTGCTGGTGGACGTAACCTGCCTGCTGCAGTTCAAGGAGTGGCTGTTAAAGTTCTGGAGCATTCCAGACAGATGCGCTACCATTCTTTAAATGCCTACCGGAAACGCTTCAACATGAAGCCCTACTCGTCTTTTGAGGAGATGACAG GAGACAAGGAGCTGGCAGCCGAAATGAAGCAGCTGTACGATCACATAGATGCAGTTGAGCTGTATCCTGGCCTTCTTGTGGAGAAACCCAGACCCAACGCTGTGTTTGGGGAGACTGTGGTGGAGATGGGAGCGCCCTACTCTCTCAAAGGCCTCATGGGAAATGCTATTTGTTCTCCTGAATACTGGATGCCTAGTACATTTGGTGGGAAAGTGGGATTTGACATTGTTAACACAGCTTCATTGAAGAAGCTGGTGTGCATGAATATCAAGGGACCTTGTCCGATGGTGTCCTTTCAGGTGCCTGATGTGAAATATCAGAGTTCAGAAAACGTGAATTCAAGCTCAGTGCACTCCACACAGAATCATATTAACCCAACGGTTGTCTTGAACGAGCGAAGTTCAGAGCTCTAA